The following are from one region of the Myotis daubentonii chromosome 2, mMyoDau2.1, whole genome shotgun sequence genome:
- the AMER2 gene encoding APC membrane recruitment protein 2 isoform X2 has product METSERGRGGGAVSARGGGAAAGVCRRKEEAGAGTLAADMDLPCDCAAGTPASEQPSGKINKAAFKLFKKRKSGGTMPSIFGVKNKGDGKGAGPPGMVRSRTHDGLAEVVVLEGGRKEEPRGGGDGGGGGGDRGGGRPNPGPPRAAGPGVGSLASSSVAKSHSFFSLLKKNGRSEPGRGDAGDAGKAGGKQKRGLRGLFSSVRWHRKDKRGKEGERGARSGGPAGLALPGSLTASLECVTEEAPRPAFAPENPSRDAPPDPAGCGDIIADQEDEAGPSCDKHAPGTGKPGVSKKNPSVVAYQGGGEEMASPDGVDDTYLQEFWDMLSQTEGQGQGPPEGLAKAAAALDAKGPPETSKDTRGVEVAKDVSSVKRRRLNRIPIESQPKEEPKHLQKEQQEGVPNSDEGYWDSTTPGPEEDGTGSGKKAGISRDSYSGDALYDLYADPDGSPAALPANEEAPCVSRLKPVSPGTITCPLRTPGSLLKDSKIPISVKHLANLPSSHPVVHQQPARSEVPRTKIPVSKVLVRRVSNRGLAGTTIRAAACHDSAKKL; this is encoded by the exons ATGGAGACGAGCGAGCGCGGCCGCGGCGGCGGGGCTGTCAGCgcgcgcggcggcggcgcggccgcgggggtctgcaggaggaaggaggaggccggTGCCGGGACCCTCGCGGCAGACATGGACTTGCCTTGTGATTGTGCTGCCGGAACTCCGGCCTCCGAGCAGCCGTCGGGGAAGATTAACAAAGCTGCTTTCAAATTATTCAAGAAGAGGAAATCGGGTGGCACCATGCCCAGCATATTTGGGGTCAAAAACAAAGGGGATGGGAAAGGCGCGGGTCCGCCGGGCATGGTGAGGAGCAGGACCCACGACGGACTAGCCGAGGTGGTGGTGCTGGAGGGCGGCAGAAAGGAGGAGCCGCGCGGCGGGGGCGACGGCGGCGGTGGCGGGGGTGACCGCGGCGGGGGTCGGCCGAACCCCGGCCCCCCCAGAGCCGCCGGGCCGGGCGTGGGCTCGCTGGCCAGCAGCTCTGTGGCTAAGTCGCACAGCTTCTTCTCCCTTTTGAAAAAGAACGGGAGGTCGGAACCTGGCAGAGGGGACGCGGGAGATGCCGGCAAGGCTGGCGGCAAACAAAAGAGGGGGCTGCGAGGGCTCTTCAGCAGCGTGCGCTGGCACAGGAAGGACAAGCGCGGCAAGGAGGGGGAGCGCGGGGCGCGCTCGGGGGGCCCGGCCGGCCTCGCCCTGCCGGGGTCGCTCACGGCCAGCCTGGAGTGCGTCACGGAGGAAGCGCCCCGACCCGCGTTCGCGCCGGAGAACCCGAGCAGGGACGCGCCGCCAGACCCAGCAG GCTGTGGAGATATTATTGCAGACCAAGAGGACGAGGCAGGGCCCAGCTGTGACAAGCATGCCCCGGGGACAGGCAAGCCAGGTGTGTCTAAAAAGAACCCCAGCGTGGTGGCCTACCAAGGAGGCGGGGAGGAGATGGCGAGCCCGGATGGGGTGGATGACACCTATCTGCAGGAATTCTGGGACATGCTCTCCCAGACTGAGGGCCAAGGACAAGGCCCTCCCGAGGGACTGGCTAAGGCCGCCGCAGCACTGGACGCCAAGGGGCCTCCCGAGACCTCCAAAGACACCCGGGGGGTCGAAGTGGCCAAGGACGTGTCCTCGGTCAAGCGCAGGAGGCTCAACCGCATTCCCATTGAGTCGCAGCCCAAGGAGGAGCCCAAGCACCTGCAGAAGGAGCAGCAAGAAGGCGTCCCCAACAGTGACGAGGGCTACTGGGATTCCACCACCCCAGGCCCCGAGGAAGACGGCACCGGCAGCGGGAAGAAGGCGGGCATCTCCAGGGATAGCTACAGCGGCGATGCGCTCTACGATCTCTACGCGGATCCGGATGGAAGCCCGGCAGCCCTTCCTGCCAACGAGGAGGCGCCCTGTGTGTCTAGGTTGAAGCCCGTGTCTCCGGGCACCATCACCTGCCCACTGCGAACACCAGGCAGTTTGCTGAAGGACTCCAAAATCCCCATCAGCGTCAAGCACCTCGCCAACCTTCCGTCCAGCCATCCCGTGGTGCACCAGCAACCAGCCAGGAGCGAGGTGCCCAGAACAAAAATCCCGGTGTCCAAAGTGCTCGTCCGCAGGGTCAGCAACCGAGGCTTGGCTGGGACCACCATCCGGGCAGCGGCCTGCCACGACAGTGCCAAAAAGTTGTGA
- the AMER2 gene encoding APC membrane recruitment protein 2 isoform X1 produces the protein METSERGRGGGAVSARGGGAAAGVCRRKEEAGAGTLAADMDLPCDCAAGTPASEQPSGKINKAAFKLFKKRKSGGTMPSIFGVKNKGDGKGAGPPGMVRSRTHDGLAEVVVLEGGRKEEPRGGGDGGGGGGDRGGGRPNPGPPRAAGPGVGSLASSSVAKSHSFFSLLKKNGRSEPGRGDAGDAGKAGGKQKRGLRGLFSSVRWHRKDKRGKEGERGARSGGPAGLALPGSLTASLECVTEEAPRPAFAPENPSRDAPPDPAGEPGVGEPAPASAERPEVPRGREAEGPGAPTASGAPGEDAPGPRRAEDPRAPPELGAGQVRPAEDTSRTGDVPIKTVPLVDSDCGSGRASAVPDPSSVDPPSDPSTDRICLMFSDVTSLKSFDSLTGCGDIIADQEDEAGPSCDKHAPGTGKPGVSKKNPSVVAYQGGGEEMASPDGVDDTYLQEFWDMLSQTEGQGQGPPEGLAKAAAALDAKGPPETSKDTRGVEVAKDVSSVKRRRLNRIPIESQPKEEPKHLQKEQQEGVPNSDEGYWDSTTPGPEEDGTGSGKKAGISRDSYSGDALYDLYADPDGSPAALPANEEAPCVSRLKPVSPGTITCPLRTPGSLLKDSKIPISVKHLANLPSSHPVVHQQPARSEVPRTKIPVSKVLVRRVSNRGLAGTTIRAAACHDSAKKL, from the coding sequence ATGGAGACGAGCGAGCGCGGCCGCGGCGGCGGGGCTGTCAGCgcgcgcggcggcggcgcggccgcgggggtctgcaggaggaaggaggaggccggTGCCGGGACCCTCGCGGCAGACATGGACTTGCCTTGTGATTGTGCTGCCGGAACTCCGGCCTCCGAGCAGCCGTCGGGGAAGATTAACAAAGCTGCTTTCAAATTATTCAAGAAGAGGAAATCGGGTGGCACCATGCCCAGCATATTTGGGGTCAAAAACAAAGGGGATGGGAAAGGCGCGGGTCCGCCGGGCATGGTGAGGAGCAGGACCCACGACGGACTAGCCGAGGTGGTGGTGCTGGAGGGCGGCAGAAAGGAGGAGCCGCGCGGCGGGGGCGACGGCGGCGGTGGCGGGGGTGACCGCGGCGGGGGTCGGCCGAACCCCGGCCCCCCCAGAGCCGCCGGGCCGGGCGTGGGCTCGCTGGCCAGCAGCTCTGTGGCTAAGTCGCACAGCTTCTTCTCCCTTTTGAAAAAGAACGGGAGGTCGGAACCTGGCAGAGGGGACGCGGGAGATGCCGGCAAGGCTGGCGGCAAACAAAAGAGGGGGCTGCGAGGGCTCTTCAGCAGCGTGCGCTGGCACAGGAAGGACAAGCGCGGCAAGGAGGGGGAGCGCGGGGCGCGCTCGGGGGGCCCGGCCGGCCTCGCCCTGCCGGGGTCGCTCACGGCCAGCCTGGAGTGCGTCACGGAGGAAGCGCCCCGACCCGCGTTCGCGCCGGAGAACCCGAGCAGGGACGCGCCGCCAGACCCAGCAGGTGAGCCCGGAGTGGGAGAGCCGGCGCCGGCCTCCGCCGAGCGCCCCGAAGTGCCCCGCGGCCGAGAGGCCGAGGGCCCCGGCGCCCCGACCGCCAGCGGCGCCCCGGGAGAGGACGCCCCGGGGCCCCGGCGCGCCGAGGATCCCCGGGCACCCCCCGAGCTGGGCGCTGGGCAGGTGCGGCCGGCCGAGGATACCTCCAGGACAGGTGACGTTCCGATAAAGACCGTCCCCCTTGTCGACTCCGACTGTGGCAGCGGCCGGGCGTCTGCCGTCCCTGACCCTTCCTCTGTTGATCCGCCCTCAGACCCATCGACCGATCGTATTTGTTTGATGTTTTCTGACGTGACTTCACTGAAAAGCTTTGACTCTCTTACAGGCTGTGGAGATATTATTGCAGACCAAGAGGACGAGGCAGGGCCCAGCTGTGACAAGCATGCCCCGGGGACAGGCAAGCCAGGTGTGTCTAAAAAGAACCCCAGCGTGGTGGCCTACCAAGGAGGCGGGGAGGAGATGGCGAGCCCGGATGGGGTGGATGACACCTATCTGCAGGAATTCTGGGACATGCTCTCCCAGACTGAGGGCCAAGGACAAGGCCCTCCCGAGGGACTGGCTAAGGCCGCCGCAGCACTGGACGCCAAGGGGCCTCCCGAGACCTCCAAAGACACCCGGGGGGTCGAAGTGGCCAAGGACGTGTCCTCGGTCAAGCGCAGGAGGCTCAACCGCATTCCCATTGAGTCGCAGCCCAAGGAGGAGCCCAAGCACCTGCAGAAGGAGCAGCAAGAAGGCGTCCCCAACAGTGACGAGGGCTACTGGGATTCCACCACCCCAGGCCCCGAGGAAGACGGCACCGGCAGCGGGAAGAAGGCGGGCATCTCCAGGGATAGCTACAGCGGCGATGCGCTCTACGATCTCTACGCGGATCCGGATGGAAGCCCGGCAGCCCTTCCTGCCAACGAGGAGGCGCCCTGTGTGTCTAGGTTGAAGCCCGTGTCTCCGGGCACCATCACCTGCCCACTGCGAACACCAGGCAGTTTGCTGAAGGACTCCAAAATCCCCATCAGCGTCAAGCACCTCGCCAACCTTCCGTCCAGCCATCCCGTGGTGCACCAGCAACCAGCCAGGAGCGAGGTGCCCAGAACAAAAATCCCGGTGTCCAAAGTGCTCGTCCGCAGGGTCAGCAACCGAGGCTTGGCTGGGACCACCATCCGGGCAGCGGCCTGCCACGACAGTGCCAAAAAGTTGTGA